Proteins from a genomic interval of Macaca mulatta isolate MMU2019108-1 chromosome 18, T2T-MMU8v2.0, whole genome shotgun sequence:
- the LOC114673764 gene encoding uncharacterized protein LOC114673764, translating to MASGAPPRPASRSPAPPSARPSGGPTGRGMHALEVRTGQDGLASRRDGRTVSSGPRPARLAESQVVTRGRGPGRRGHTAGGAMALDGRRSG from the exons ATGGCGTCcggcgccccgccccgccccgcctcgcgcAGTCCGGCGCCGCCCAGCGCCCGCCCCTCAGGGGGCCCCACGGGCCGGGGGATGCACGCTCTGGAGGTGAGGACCGGGCAGGACGGCCTGGCCTCGAGGCGAGATGGCCGCACGGTCTCTAGTGGGCCGCGACCCGCAAGGCTCGCAGAGTCGCAGGTGGTGACGCGCGGTCGGGGGCCCGGTCGCAGGGGACACACAGCTGGGGGCGCGATG GCGCTGGACGGCCGAAGGTCTGGTTGA